A segment of the Nitrospirota bacterium genome:
CTCCATATGCTGCTGACGATTGCCCGCCATGTGGCCGCAGCCATCGACAACGCCAGAGCCTATTCCCATCTCGAAGAGCTCACGCAGCATCTCGAAGAACGCATCACGGATCGCACGTGTGAGTTGTCGAAAGCCAACGAACGGCTCCAGGAACAGGATCGGCGGCGATCGTTGTTTCTTTCCGTTGCGTCGCACGAATTACGCACCCCCATGACCGTGATCAGAAGCTTTGCGGACAATATGCGCGACGGGATCGCGGGGCCGGTGAGCGACCAGCAAGTCACCTACCTCACACGCATCGAGCACAACCTGAATCGGCTCACCAGAATCATCAATCAACTCCTCGATTGGTCGCGCCTTGAGTCGCAAAAGGAAGTCCTCTGTCTCAAACCGGTCTGCATTGAAACCACGGCCCTCCTGGTGGCCGATAGTTTGCGCACCGTGGCGGCTGAAAAAACGATCGCCCTCGACATCGTCCATTCGGATGGACTTCCAGCAGTCTTGGGCGACCCCGATAAACTGGAACAGATTCTCTGGAACCTGATCGGCAACGCGATCAAGTTTACCCCGCCCGGCGGCCGCATTACCGTCGACTTCCGAGCGATCCCCGAAGGTTTCATCCAAACCTGCGTCGCCGACAACGGCTGCGGGATCGACCAGGCTCATCTCGAAAAACTCTTTCAGGAATTCTCGAAAGTGCCGTCGGCGCTCCCCGCCGTTCAGGGCGCGCAGCTCGGCCTCTTCATTACGAAAAGCCTGGTGGCGATGCATCGCGGACGTATTTGGGTCGAAAGCACACTTGGAGCCGGCACGCGCTTGTATTTCACGATGCCGATTGCGTCTTCACCAGAAGAAACCCGTGCTAAGAGCGGCGGATAAAAGAGAGGAGTATATTTTCTCGTGCCTAAGGTCTACACTTTCACTCGACATCCACTATCGCGGCAGACACCATGCGCGCCAAAATCCTAATCGTCGACGACGATCGCGATATTCTTCTCGGACTCGAGAATCGTATCACCTGGATGGGGCACGAGCCTGTCACAGCCGACAACGGCACGGACGCGTTGCGGCTGATCGAGCAGGGAGAATTCGATCTTGTCCTCCTGGATCTGGAGCTGCCGTTCCTCTCGGGTCTGGACATCCTAGAGCGGGTAAGAGCCAATACGCACAACGAGCAACGGACCGAACGGGCCATCAGCACCACCTACACCACACCGCTCATCGTCATCCTGACCGCCTTCGGCACCATCGAGCGTGCCGTGCATGCCATGCAACTCGGCGCATTCGACTTCCTGGCAAAACCGTTCAGCGCCGACCATTTGACGGTTGTCGTGCAAAAAGCCCTCACCACCGTGGCACTGCAACGTCAAGTCGATGTGCTTCGTCAAGAAGTCGACGATCGTTATGAGCATCTCGTCGGGGCCAACGCCAAGATGGCCGTCCAACTCAGGATCGCCAAACAAGCGTCCACGTCCGACGTGACCGTCCTCCTGCTCGGAGAAACCGGAACGGGAAAGGAAGTCGTCGCCCGCGCCATTCATCGATGGAGCCCGCGCCGTTCCAAACCATTTGTGGCGGTCAATTGTGCGTCCCTGCCGGAACAACTCCTCGAGAACGAACTATTCGGACACGAAAAGGGGTCCTTCACCGGGGCGGTCAAACGAGAACCGGGAAAAATCGAAGTCGCAGAAGGCGGGACGGTGTTTCTCGATGAAATCGGAGATATGCCGCTGCTCTTGCAAAGCCGCCTCCTGCGGGTCCTCCAGGATCAAACGTTCTATCGTGTGGGTGGAACGCAGCCGGTTCACACCAATGTGCGGTTCATCGCGGCCACGAATAACGATATTCGTCGCGCGATCCAACAAGGCACATTCCGTGAAGATCTCTACTATCGACTAGCCGTGATCTCCGTCACCCTCACGCCCCTGCGTGAACGACTGGACGATATCCCGGCACTCGCCCAGCATTTTCTCAATCGCGGGGTCAGAATGGGGATGCACCGCCCCTGTACCCTCAGTGACCAATCCCTACAGGCATTGCAACAGTATCAATGGCCCGGCAATGTCCGCGAGTTGGAGAATGTGCTGACACGCGCCCTCATCTTATGCCCCGAGGATATCCTGATGCCCGCATGCCTGCATCTATCAGATGCGCCGTTCCCCTCGGCAACCGATGCCGAAACAGGCACACCGCTCCGCCTCTATCATGAAAGCGTGGAAGCCTATAGTCGGAAAATCATCGAAGCCGCGCTACGCAGGAATGGGTGGAACCAAACCAGAGCCGCCGAAGAGCTTGGCCTTCAACGAACCTACCTGACAAAACTGCTCCGGCAGAAAGACATACCAGGCAGAGCCCCTACGGGACCAGCCTCATCATCCGTGGACGATACACCGAGACAGGATTCTCGATACCCGTGACGCGTCTCTCGTAAAGCGTGACGCGCAATCCGAAGACGACAAGTCCGAAGACTTCAGCCTCAGTCCGCCACCGTCAATCGTGAGCCGGCCTTACTTGTCCGAGTGGTAGCGCATGCGGGTGCCGTGGAGGAGAGAGAGTTCGATCTCACTGGCGGTCAGTTCTGGCGGAAAGTAGACGCCTGAAATCTTTGCGGCGTTGATGCTGGCGCCATCAAGCCTGGCATTTCGAAAATCGATGCTGCGCAGGTCCGACTGACGGAAGTAACAGTCGGTGAAATCCAACCCATCGGTATCCAACCCTCGGAGATCCAGATCTCGCAGATCGCACCCCCGCAGATCGACCTTCTCTCCCGAGGCTTTTTTGGCATTGAATTCAGTGATGCAGCCTTCGCGAAGCAGGAGATACATCGGGTCATTGGGACTGCGCAGTTTAGTACGGGCTGGATTATTCGCGTCCATGAGTCTCCGATCGTAATCGCTCTATGAGTCGTATCGGAACATTCCCGACCGACTTGAGTGGGGTGCGGCCGCCTGGAACGTGAGTGAGACATCACTTCGGTTCATCCATAACTCCAAGAGCTGCAGCTCCGGGAGGGCATGATGCTCAAACAGTTCGGCCAACAAGACCACCATCATCCATCACGCGCTAAGGGGTAGCTGGGATGATCCAACTGCGCGCGTCCAACGAGGGCCTTCCCAGGCCGCGCGTTGCGCGAGCACGGGGATCGTCCCAGCTACCCCGCCATTTTTCAGCATCATCCCAGGCGAACCGCGAACGTGACCTCATTACCCTTCTCGTTATAACGAAGGTCGGGGAAGAACGACTGCGTGAGGAAGATGCCGCGCCCGCTGGCATCCCCTGTCGGACAGGCATCAAGACGAAGGTTCCCACGCGACTTCCAATTGAATCCCTTTCCATCATCGGCAATCTGGTACGTCAACGTCTGTTCCCGCTTGTCGTAGATCGCACGGATCGTGACCCGCCGGTCTCGGAAACGGACGTCCTGCCGGCGTTGCTGAATCAACGCGTCATATTGGTCTTTCGCCATCGCCTCAATCTTGTCGCGATACCGAAGTTCGAGGCAGCCATGTTCGACCGCATTCATCACGAGCTCTTGCAATGCGGCTCGAAGATGGAGTTGCCGTGCCTCCATCAGCCCCATCGCCGTCCCTTGAATGAGCCAGGTGACCGTACTCTCGACGTAATTCGTGTCGGGACCCATGACCAGCACATACTCCAGCCGTTCGACGCCCGGCGCATCGTCCACAGAGGCAGGCAGCGAATGAATCGCCCGCTGCAAGACCTGCGCAAAGGCCTCCTCATGAATCGGTTGCTGCATATAATCCAGGGCGCCGGCGCGCAACCCCTCCATCGTCGAGTCATCATGACCTGCGTCGGTGAGAAGCACGACGGGGCAGGTCGGACGGCGCTCACGAATCTGCTTCACCAGCGTCATCCCCTCCTGATCCGGCAGAAAAAGGTCCATAATCACGATATCGGGCTGCGTCATGTCGAACGTCGTCAAGCCAAGTGCCGGGGTCGTCGCAGCGATCACCGAATGACCCTTCGCCCGCGCATGCTCCAGAATCACCGTCTGGGTATCGGGGTTGTCTGCCACAACAAGTAACGTACGCGACGGTGTGGCGGTCATGATGGGCATCCTCCGGCGATCAAATCCCGAAGCGCAGCATGCACCTCGGCCAAGCGTATGTCGACATCCGTGCAGACCGCCGAGGCCTCAGCAAACGCCCCTTGCCGGCCTAACTCTTCCAACCGCCTGGCGCTCTCGTACAGACGCGGCGCGCATATCTCCAGCACCGATCCCTTCAGTTTATGCGACGCGGCCACCAGTCCGGCTTGGTCCTGCCGCCCCAACGCCGCACGAGCGGCCGAGGCCTCCTTCGTGCTTTCCTGCACAAAAAGTCCGGCTAAGAAGATGAGCAATTCCTGGTCTCCATCCACCCGGTTCAAGGCCTCGGATAGATTGAACACTGCATTCGTATCCATTGGGCTTTCCA
Coding sequences within it:
- a CDS encoding response regulator: MTATPSRTLLVVADNPDTQTVILEHARAKGHSVIAATTPALGLTTFDMTQPDIVIMDLFLPDQEGMTLVKQIRERRPTCPVVLLTDAGHDDSTMEGLRAGALDYMQQPIHEEAFAQVLQRAIHSLPASVDDAPGVERLEYVLVMGPDTNYVESTVTWLIQGTAMGLMEARQLHLRAALQELVMNAVEHGCLELRYRDKIEAMAKDQYDALIQQRRQDVRFRDRRVTIRAIYDKREQTLTYQIADDGKGFNWKSRGNLRLDACPTGDASGRGIFLTQSFFPDLRYNEKGNEVTFAVRLG
- a CDS encoding Hpt domain-containing protein — protein: MDTNAVFNLSEALNRVDGDQELLIFLAGLFVQESTKEASAARAALGRQDQAGLVAASHKLKGSVLEICAPRLYESARRLEELGRQGAFAEASAVCTDVDIRLAEVHAALRDLIAGGCPS
- a CDS encoding sigma-54 dependent transcriptional regulator, translated to MRAKILIVDDDRDILLGLENRITWMGHEPVTADNGTDALRLIEQGEFDLVLLDLELPFLSGLDILERVRANTHNEQRTERAISTTYTTPLIVILTAFGTIERAVHAMQLGAFDFLAKPFSADHLTVVVQKALTTVALQRQVDVLRQEVDDRYEHLVGANAKMAVQLRIAKQASTSDVTVLLLGETGTGKEVVARAIHRWSPRRSKPFVAVNCASLPEQLLENELFGHEKGSFTGAVKREPGKIEVAEGGTVFLDEIGDMPLLLQSRLLRVLQDQTFYRVGGTQPVHTNVRFIAATNNDIRRAIQQGTFREDLYYRLAVISVTLTPLRERLDDIPALAQHFLNRGVRMGMHRPCTLSDQSLQALQQYQWPGNVRELENVLTRALILCPEDILMPACLHLSDAPFPSATDAETGTPLRLYHESVEAYSRKIIEAALRRNGWNQTRAAEELGLQRTYLTKLLRQKDIPGRAPTGPASSSVDDTPRQDSRYP
- a CDS encoding pentapeptide repeat-containing protein, translated to MDANNPARTKLRSPNDPMYLLLREGCITEFNAKKASGEKVDLRGCDLRDLDLRGLDTDGLDFTDCYFRQSDLRSIDFRNARLDGASINAAKISGVYFPPELTASEIELSLLHGTRMRYHSDK